The Paenibacillus sophorae genome has a segment encoding these proteins:
- the rnpM gene encoding RNase P modulator RnpM, protein MKQKKVPLRKCVASQEMMPKKELIRIVRTPSGEVMIDLTGKKSGRGAYICGKLECFKLAQKTKALDRALKVPVSPEIYEQLARDFVSVEEQFLAAKEAAEDE, encoded by the coding sequence ATGAAACAGAAAAAAGTGCCGCTGCGCAAATGCGTCGCTAGTCAGGAAATGATGCCAAAGAAAGAACTCATCCGTATCGTGAGAACGCCGAGTGGCGAAGTCATGATCGATCTAACCGGGAAGAAGTCGGGCCGGGGAGCGTATATTTGCGGCAAGCTGGAATGCTTCAAGCTGGCTCAGAAGACCAAGGCGCTGGACCGCGCGCTAAAGGTACCGGTCAGCCCGGAAATATACGAACAGCTCGCCAGGGATTTCGTATCCGTGGAGGAGCAGTTCCTTGCGGCAAAGGAAGCCGCGGAAGATGAGTAA
- the nusA gene encoding transcription termination factor NusA, which produces MSMDFIEAMNELEREKGISKDVLFEAIEAALISSYKRNFNAAQNVRVDMNRNTGVIKVYARKLIVEEVLDPRTEISLPAARELNPHFQLEDVAEQEVTPRDFGRIAAQTAKQVVTQRIREAERGLIYNAFIDKEEDIVTGIVQRQDLRNVYIDLGKIEAVLPLNELMPGEKFKHGERIKAYITKVENTTKGPQILLSRSHPGLLKRLFELEVPEIFDGVVEIRSVAREAGFRSKIAVYSRNPEVDPVGSCVGPRGMRVQTIVTELRGEKIDIVRYSESVEEYVANALSPSKVIEVQVFEAEKMARVIVPDYQLSLAIGIKGQNARLAAKLTGWKIDIKSESQAEQEFGRPKTSSDEMHQDSVSID; this is translated from the coding sequence ATGAGTATGGATTTTATTGAAGCTATGAATGAACTGGAGAGAGAGAAAGGCATCAGCAAGGATGTGCTGTTCGAAGCCATCGAGGCTGCGCTGATCTCCAGCTATAAACGAAATTTTAACGCCGCGCAGAATGTTCGGGTCGATATGAACCGTAACACGGGCGTAATTAAAGTATATGCCCGGAAGCTGATCGTGGAAGAAGTGCTTGATCCGCGCACCGAAATTTCGCTGCCTGCGGCCCGGGAACTCAATCCGCATTTTCAGCTTGAGGATGTCGCCGAGCAGGAGGTTACGCCTCGGGATTTCGGCCGTATCGCCGCCCAGACGGCTAAGCAGGTCGTTACTCAGCGCATCCGCGAAGCGGAGCGGGGACTGATTTACAACGCTTTTATCGACAAGGAAGAGGATATCGTCACCGGAATCGTGCAGCGCCAAGATCTGCGCAACGTATACATCGACCTTGGCAAAATCGAAGCGGTGCTGCCGCTGAACGAATTGATGCCCGGCGAGAAATTCAAGCATGGCGAACGTATCAAGGCTTATATTACCAAAGTCGAGAATACGACCAAGGGACCGCAAATTTTGCTCTCCCGGAGTCATCCCGGCCTGTTAAAGCGCCTGTTCGAGCTTGAAGTTCCCGAAATCTTCGACGGCGTCGTGGAGATTCGCTCCGTAGCCCGTGAAGCGGGCTTCCGTTCCAAAATCGCGGTATATTCGCGCAATCCGGAAGTCGATCCCGTTGGCTCCTGCGTAGGCCCGAGAGGAATGCGTGTGCAGACGATCGTCACCGAGCTGCGCGGCGAGAAAATCGATATCGTGCGCTATTCCGAATCCGTGGAAGAATATGTAGCCAATGCGCTAAGTCCTTCCAAGGTGATTGAGGTTCAAGTGTTTGAGGCGGAAAAAATGGCGCGCGTTATCGTACCGGACTATCAACTGTCTTTGGCCATCGGTATCAAAGGGCAGAATGCCCGTTTGGCGGCCAAGCTGACGGGATGGAAAATCGATATCAAGAGCGAAAGCCAGGCGGAGCAGGAATTCGGCAGACCTAAAACGTCCAGTGACGAAATGCATCAGGATTCCGTCTCCATAGATTAA